Proteins co-encoded in one Garra rufa chromosome 21, GarRuf1.0, whole genome shotgun sequence genomic window:
- the LOC141296287 gene encoding type-1 angiotensin II receptor A-like gives MSAINNSSHWAWAQNCTYPSDLALPLVPQMACPSNRMYASNFIPIVFYTLSIFGTIGNLWSLWACLRPSQPWSIGSIGVLNLALCDLAYLASMGPWAAYISSDYHWKFGQSLCIVVKILYFGGLTSSTMFICAISTDRFLAIVFPLESRMIRTPRNSALVSLLLWAITALFIYFSYPNILYWVRKDGIHVCGAVVISRFRTTEATYNLLSYYSIQVSVPLLLIIPSYVKIISRMKQSRQQWGPGNMQGLDKTIWLIAVFIANFLVCWVPGQLLHIIACIIFFSLDHCKNACWVAWVVNLLSEASQILYCLNACLDPLIFHMQQGHCELVVLANWVRKVLQVSKKQDLERASEEPTNVIQLNGGSKDRTGKNLNN, from the coding sequence ATGTCGGCAATAAACAACAGTTCTCACTGGGCTTGGGCACAGAACTGCACCTACCCCAGTGATCTGGCGCTTCCTTTGGTTCCACAGATGGCCTGTCCCTCCAACCGCATGTATGCCTCCAACTTCATACCTATTGTCTTCTACACGCTTTCCATCTTTGGAACAATTGGAAACCTCTGGAGCTTGTGGGCTTGCCTGCGGCCATCCCAACCTTGGAGTATTGGGTCCATAGGCGTACTGAACCTGGCTCTATGTGACCTTGCTTATCTGGCCTCTATGGGACCCTGGGCTGCCTATATTAGCTCTGACTACCATTGGAAATTCGGGCAGTCGCTCTGCATCGTGGTGAAAATTCTATACTTCGGCGGGTTGACATCTAGTACCATGTTTATCTGTGCCATCAGCACTGACCGCTTCCTTGCAATCGTCTTCCCTCTGGAGTCACGGATGATCCGGACGCCCCGGAACAGCGCACTGGTTTCGCTTTTACTCTGGGCCATCACTGCTCTCTTCATCTACTTTAGTTATCCTAACATTCTCTACTGGGTTAGGAAGGATGGCATCCATGTGTGTGGAGCAGTGGTGATCTCCAGGTTCAGAACCACTGAAGCAACCTACAATCTCCTGTCCTATTACTCCATTCAGGTTTCTGTGCCACTGCTCCTCATCATTCCCTCATATGTGAAGATAATTTCTCGGATGAAGCAGTCTAGGCAACAGTGGGGCCCAGGCAACATGCAAGGCCTGGACAAGACCATCTGGCTGATTGCCGTTTTTATTGCCAACTTCCTGGTTTGTTGGGTGCCAGGGCAGCTGCTTCACATCATCGCCTGTATCATTTTCTTCAGTTTGGATCACTGCAAAAACGCTTGCTGGGTTGCATGGGTGGTAAACCTGCTCTCTGAAGCCTCGCAAATACTGTACTGTCTCAATGCATGTCTTGATCCTTTAATATTCCACATGCAGCAGGGACATTGTGAACTGGTTGTGTTGGCAAACTGGGTTAGAAAGGTCTTGCAGGTAAGTAAGAAACAAGATTTGGAAAGGGCTTCAGAGGAACCTACCAATGTGATCCAACTTAATGGTGGCTCCAAAGACAGAACtggaaaaaatctaaacaattaa